One segment of Coffea arabica cultivar ET-39 chromosome 7c, Coffea Arabica ET-39 HiFi, whole genome shotgun sequence DNA contains the following:
- the LOC113699906 gene encoding lysine-specific demethylase JMJ27 isoform X5, with protein sequence MYRRKKKRRKVGVVVNLWGKRKRIREKLKSKTEVKGGVKPSEEEEEEEKEIEEAAQNQTECSRMIMYPGVLKEAFAESCPVCRKNCNCKACLRMEMPIKHKEKLELEFSAVEKMEYSKYILQLLLPFLKQVNEEQMMEKRIEAKLKGVLILFAEALRFCSPYLPVLEIKVERANCQMNERIYCDNCKTSIVDFHRSCPNCAFELCLRCCQELRDGCLQGSDEGNTVEFIDPGPDYLHGVETCPVMGSTKSGMCARQSRTKIDTGMICNAEIENASVDDLALVSQWKSNKDGSIPCPPSELGGCSQGFLELKCLISENEVPELLVRAEKMKKELKLEDVPAISKKWCSCLQFADGPNVSCGNLRKAASRQDSRDNFLYCPKAVELQPEDQKHFQWHWMNGEPVIVRNVLDTTLGLSWEPMVMWRAFRQIKNVNHPVLLDVNAISCLDWCEVDISVHQFFRGYSMATFDSYGWPRILKSKDWPPSSLFEEQLPRHNAEFINCLPFKVYTHPHGGYLNLAGKLPKNFLKPDMGPKTYIAYGFAEELGRGDSVTKLHSHMSDVVNLLTHTKAVDLQPKELLKIEKLKQKHAAQEERELCRDGKTSTMRDEAEKGGMENGDNADNGEVNRKTRPINTSASGNDVKEGDIRKRGRSKGKNNKAENVERNNLIDAENVDQENQNSPISLEVQRSRDTELEFVDVQSTVESDETSRGGKLDEWKREEIVEVLRNNVADVDSGALWDIFRRQDVPKLEQYLMKHFKEFRHVCCRPLEQVVHPIHDQTIYLTMEHKRKLKEEYSIEPWTFIQKLGDAVYVPAGCPHQVRNLKSCIKVALDFVSPENVGEGFRMTEEFRVLPQNHRAKEDKLECLTACGFLSGQVKKMTYYAMREAVLDLENS encoded by the exons ATGTACcggagaaagaagaagaggagaaaGGTGGGAGTGGTGGTGAATTTATGGGGGAAGCGGAAAAGGATCAGGGAGAAACTGAAGAGCAAAACAGAGGTAAAAGGCGGCGTAAAACCCagcgaggaggaggaggaggaggagaaggagaTAGAGGAGGCGGCCCAAAACCAAACAGAATGCTCAAGGATGATAAT GTATCCTGGTGTTCTGAAAGAGGCTTTTGCAGAGTCATGTCCAGTTTGTCGCAAGAATTGCAACTGCAAAGCATGCTTACGCATGGAGATGCCAATAAAA CACAAGGAGAAATTAGAATTGGAATTCAGTGCTGTAGAAAAGATGGAGTACTCAAAATACATCCTACAGCTGCTTCTCCCTTTCCTGAAACAGGTCAATGAAGAACAGATGATGGAGAAGAGGATAGAGGCAAAGCTTAAAGGTGTTCTCATTTTGTTTGCAGAAGCTCTGAGATTCTGTTCTCCAT ACTTGCCAGTTTTAGAGATCAAGGTAGAGCGAGCAAACTGCCAGATGAATGAGAGAATTTATTG CGACAACTGCAAAACTTCTATTGTTGATTTTCACAGAAGCTGCCCCAATTGTGCTTTTGAGCTTTGTCTGCGTTGTTGTCAAGAGCTTAGGGATGGCTGTCTGCAAGGGAGTGATGAGGGAAATACTGTGGAATTTATTGATCCGGGGCCAGATTACTTGCATGGTGTCGAGACATGTCCTGTGATGGGTTCAACTAAGAGCGGAATGTGTGCTAGACAGTCTCGAACTAAAATTGATACCGGGATGATTTGCAATGCAGAAATTGAGAATGCTTCTGTGGATGATTTGGCCTTAGTTAGCCAATGGAAATCCAATAAAGATGGTAGCATTCCCTGCCCTCCCTCTGAACTTGGTGGTTGTAGTCAGGGATTTTTGGAACTGAAGTGCTTGATTTCAGAGAATGAGGTTCCTGAGTTGCTTGTGAGAgcagagaaaatgaaaaaagaattgAAACTTGAAGATGTTCCTGCAATTTCTAAGAAGTGGTGTTCTTGTTTACAATTTGCAGATGGACCCAATGTTAGCTGTGGTAACTTGCGTAAAGCAGCTTCTCGTCAAGATTCTCGGGACAACTTTTTGTACTGTCCAAAAGCTGTGGAACTCCAGCCTGAGGATCAGAAGCATTTCCAATGGCATTGGATGAACGGTGAACCTGTAATTGTCAGGAATGTTCTTGATACAACATTGGGTTTGAGCTGGGAACCAATGGTGATGTGGCGTGCTTTTCGCCAGATTAAAAATGTTAACCATCCAGTGCTGTTGGATGTGAATGCTATAAGTTGCTTAGATTGGTGTGAG GTTGATATTAGTGTACACCAGTTCTTTCGAGGTTACTCCATGGCTACCTTTGACAGTTATGGATGGCCACGGATTTTAAAGTCGAAAGATTGGCCTCCATCTAGTTTATTTGAGGAGCAGTTACCTCGTCATAATGCTGAGTTTATTAATTGCTTGCCTTTTAAGGTTTATACTCATCCACATGGTGGGTATTTAAATCTTGCTGGCAAACTTCcgaaaaattttttgaagccAGACATGGGGCCAAAAACATATATTGCGTATGGATTTGCTGAAGAACTTGGGCGTGGAGACTCTGTTACCAAGCTTCACAGTCATATGTCTGATGTG GTGAATTTGCTGACTCATACTAAAGCAGTTGACCTACAACCTAAAGAgcttttgaaaattgaaaaattgaaacAGAAACATGCTGCACAGGAGGAAAGAGAGCTATGCAGAGATGGAAAGACATCTACCATGCGAGATGAGGCTGAGAAGGGAGGGATGGAGAATGGAGACAATGCAGATAATGGAGAAGTTAATCGTAAGACTAGGCCTATTAATACTAGTGCCAGTGGCAACGATGTGAAGGAAGGTGATATAAGGAAGAGAGGAAGAAGCAAAGGAAAGAATAATAAAGCTGAAAATGTTGAGAGAAATAATCTGATTGATGCTGAAAATGTTGATCAGGAAAatcaaaattctccaatctcacTGGAAGTTCAGAGAAGTCGTGATACTGAGCTTGAATTTGTAGATGTGCAAAGTACAGTTGAATCTGATGAAACAAGTAGAGGGGGAAAATTGGATGAGTGGAAGAGGGAAGAAATTGTTGAAGTGTTGAGAAACAATGTAGCAGATGTGGACAGTGGTGCTTTGTGGGACATATTCAGGAGGCAAGATGTGCCTAAATTAGAACAATATCTGATGAAACACTTTAAGGAATTCAGGCATGTCTGTTGTCGTCCACTAGAACAG GTGGTTCACCCAATACATGATCAAACTATATACTTAACCATGGAACATAAGAGGAAGCTCAAAGAGGAATACA GTATCGAACCATGGACTTTCATTCAAAAACTAGGTGATGCTGTTTATGTACCTGCTGGCTGTCCGCATCAAGTCAGAAATTTGAAG TCTTGCATAAAGGTTGCCCTTGACTTTGTCTCACCTGAAAATGTTGGTGAGGGTTTCCGTATGACTGAAGAATTCCGTGTACTTCCTCAGAACCATAGAGCAAAGGAAGACAAGTTGGAG TGTCTAACTGCCTGCGGGTTCCTTTCGGGACAGGTCAAGAAAATGACATACTACGCAATGAGGGAAGCCGTCCTTGATTTGGAGAATAG TTAA
- the LOC113699906 gene encoding lysine-specific demethylase JMJ27 isoform X8 has translation MHEEEKKKSMKRRRWRKPSKDVPEKEEEEKGGSGGEFMGEAEKDQGETEEQNRGKRRRKTQRGGGGGGEGDRGGGPKPNRMLKDDNGILIESNMCHQCQRNDRGEVIRCTMCKTKRYCLPCIHSWYPGVLKEAFAESCPVCRKNCNCKACLRMEMPIKHKEKLELEFSAVEKMEYSKYILQLLLPFLKQVNEEQMMEKRIEAKLKDLPVLEIKVERANCQMNERIYCDNCKTSIVDFHRSCPNCAFELCLRCCQELRDGCLQGSDEGNTVEFIDPGPDYLHGVETCPVMGSTKSGMCARQSRTKIDTGMICNAEIENASVDDLALVSQWKSNKDGSIPCPPSELGGCSQGFLELKCLISENEVPELLVRAEKMKKELKLEDVPAISKKWCSCLQFADGPNVSCGNLRKAASRQDSRDNFLYCPKAVELQPEDQKHFQWHWMNGEPVIVRNVLDTTLGLSWEPMVMWRAFRQIKNVNHPVLLDVNAISCLDWCEVDISVHQFFRGYSMATFDSYGWPRILKSKDWPPSSLFEEQLPRHNAEFINCLPFKVYTHPHGGYLNLAGKLPKNFLKPDMGPKTYIAYGFAEELGRGDSVTKLHSHMSDVVNLLTHTKAVDLQPKELLKIEKLKQKHAAQEERELCRDGKTSTMRDEAEKGGMENGDNADNGEVNRKTRPINTSASGNDVKEGDIRKRGRSKGKNNKAENVERNNLIDAENVDQENQNSPISLEVQRSRDTELEFVDVQSTVESDETSRGGKLDEWKREEIVEVLRNNVADVDSGALWDIFRRQDVPKLEQYLMKHFKEFRHVCCRPLEQVVHPIHDQTIYLTMEHKRKLKEEYSIEPWTFIQKLGDAVYVPAGCPHQVRNLKSCIKVALDFVSPENVGEGFRMTEEFRVLPQNHRAKEDKLEVKKMTYYAMREAVLDLENS, from the exons ATGCatgaagaagagaagaagaagtcaATGAAGAGAAGGCGATGGAGAAAGCCATCTAAAGATGTACcggagaaagaagaagaggagaaaGGTGGGAGTGGTGGTGAATTTATGGGGGAAGCGGAAAAGGATCAGGGAGAAACTGAAGAGCAAAACAGAGGTAAAAGGCGGCGTAAAACCCagcgaggaggaggaggaggaggagaaggagaTAGAGGAGGCGGCCCAAAACCAAACAGAATGCTCAAGGATGATAAT GGTATTTTAATTGAGTCCAATATGTGTCATCAGTGCCAGAGAAATGACAGAGGAGAGGTTATTCGCTGTACCATGTGTAAGACGAAGCGATATTGTCTCCCCTGCATACATTCTTG GTATCCTGGTGTTCTGAAAGAGGCTTTTGCAGAGTCATGTCCAGTTTGTCGCAAGAATTGCAACTGCAAAGCATGCTTACGCATGGAGATGCCAATAAAA CACAAGGAGAAATTAGAATTGGAATTCAGTGCTGTAGAAAAGATGGAGTACTCAAAATACATCCTACAGCTGCTTCTCCCTTTCCTGAAACAGGTCAATGAAGAACAGATGATGGAGAAGAGGATAGAGGCAAAGCTTAAAG ACTTGCCAGTTTTAGAGATCAAGGTAGAGCGAGCAAACTGCCAGATGAATGAGAGAATTTATTG CGACAACTGCAAAACTTCTATTGTTGATTTTCACAGAAGCTGCCCCAATTGTGCTTTTGAGCTTTGTCTGCGTTGTTGTCAAGAGCTTAGGGATGGCTGTCTGCAAGGGAGTGATGAGGGAAATACTGTGGAATTTATTGATCCGGGGCCAGATTACTTGCATGGTGTCGAGACATGTCCTGTGATGGGTTCAACTAAGAGCGGAATGTGTGCTAGACAGTCTCGAACTAAAATTGATACCGGGATGATTTGCAATGCAGAAATTGAGAATGCTTCTGTGGATGATTTGGCCTTAGTTAGCCAATGGAAATCCAATAAAGATGGTAGCATTCCCTGCCCTCCCTCTGAACTTGGTGGTTGTAGTCAGGGATTTTTGGAACTGAAGTGCTTGATTTCAGAGAATGAGGTTCCTGAGTTGCTTGTGAGAgcagagaaaatgaaaaaagaattgAAACTTGAAGATGTTCCTGCAATTTCTAAGAAGTGGTGTTCTTGTTTACAATTTGCAGATGGACCCAATGTTAGCTGTGGTAACTTGCGTAAAGCAGCTTCTCGTCAAGATTCTCGGGACAACTTTTTGTACTGTCCAAAAGCTGTGGAACTCCAGCCTGAGGATCAGAAGCATTTCCAATGGCATTGGATGAACGGTGAACCTGTAATTGTCAGGAATGTTCTTGATACAACATTGGGTTTGAGCTGGGAACCAATGGTGATGTGGCGTGCTTTTCGCCAGATTAAAAATGTTAACCATCCAGTGCTGTTGGATGTGAATGCTATAAGTTGCTTAGATTGGTGTGAG GTTGATATTAGTGTACACCAGTTCTTTCGAGGTTACTCCATGGCTACCTTTGACAGTTATGGATGGCCACGGATTTTAAAGTCGAAAGATTGGCCTCCATCTAGTTTATTTGAGGAGCAGTTACCTCGTCATAATGCTGAGTTTATTAATTGCTTGCCTTTTAAGGTTTATACTCATCCACATGGTGGGTATTTAAATCTTGCTGGCAAACTTCcgaaaaattttttgaagccAGACATGGGGCCAAAAACATATATTGCGTATGGATTTGCTGAAGAACTTGGGCGTGGAGACTCTGTTACCAAGCTTCACAGTCATATGTCTGATGTG GTGAATTTGCTGACTCATACTAAAGCAGTTGACCTACAACCTAAAGAgcttttgaaaattgaaaaattgaaacAGAAACATGCTGCACAGGAGGAAAGAGAGCTATGCAGAGATGGAAAGACATCTACCATGCGAGATGAGGCTGAGAAGGGAGGGATGGAGAATGGAGACAATGCAGATAATGGAGAAGTTAATCGTAAGACTAGGCCTATTAATACTAGTGCCAGTGGCAACGATGTGAAGGAAGGTGATATAAGGAAGAGAGGAAGAAGCAAAGGAAAGAATAATAAAGCTGAAAATGTTGAGAGAAATAATCTGATTGATGCTGAAAATGTTGATCAGGAAAatcaaaattctccaatctcacTGGAAGTTCAGAGAAGTCGTGATACTGAGCTTGAATTTGTAGATGTGCAAAGTACAGTTGAATCTGATGAAACAAGTAGAGGGGGAAAATTGGATGAGTGGAAGAGGGAAGAAATTGTTGAAGTGTTGAGAAACAATGTAGCAGATGTGGACAGTGGTGCTTTGTGGGACATATTCAGGAGGCAAGATGTGCCTAAATTAGAACAATATCTGATGAAACACTTTAAGGAATTCAGGCATGTCTGTTGTCGTCCACTAGAACAG GTGGTTCACCCAATACATGATCAAACTATATACTTAACCATGGAACATAAGAGGAAGCTCAAAGAGGAATACA GTATCGAACCATGGACTTTCATTCAAAAACTAGGTGATGCTGTTTATGTACCTGCTGGCTGTCCGCATCAAGTCAGAAATTTGAAG TCTTGCATAAAGGTTGCCCTTGACTTTGTCTCACCTGAAAATGTTGGTGAGGGTTTCCGTATGACTGAAGAATTCCGTGTACTTCCTCAGAACCATAGAGCAAAGGAAGACAAGTTGGAG GTCAAGAAAATGACATACTACGCAATGAGGGAAGCCGTCCTTGATTTGGAGAATAG TTAA
- the LOC113699906 gene encoding lysine-specific demethylase JMJ27 isoform X6, whose translation MHEEEKKKSMKRRRWRKPSKDVPEKEEEEKGGSGGEFMGEAEKDQGETEEQNRGKRRRKTQRGGGGGGEGDRGGGPKPNRMLKDDNGILIESNMCHQCQRNDRGEVIRCTMCKTKRYCLPCIHSWYPGVLKEAFAESCPVCRKNCNCKACLRMEMPIKHKEKLELEFSAVEKMEYSKYILQLLLPFLKQVNEEQMMEKRIEAKLKGVLILFAEALRFCSPYLPVLEIKVERANCQMNERIYCDNCKTSIVDFHRSCPNCAFELCLRCCQELRDGCLQGSDEGNTVEFIDPGPDYLHGVETCPVMGSTKSGMCARQSRTKIDTGMICNAEIENASVDDLALVSQWKSNKDDGPNVSCGNLRKAASRQDSRDNFLYCPKAVELQPEDQKHFQWHWMNGEPVIVRNVLDTTLGLSWEPMVMWRAFRQIKNVNHPVLLDVNAISCLDWCEVDISVHQFFRGYSMATFDSYGWPRILKSKDWPPSSLFEEQLPRHNAEFINCLPFKVYTHPHGGYLNLAGKLPKNFLKPDMGPKTYIAYGFAEELGRGDSVTKLHSHMSDVVNLLTHTKAVDLQPKELLKIEKLKQKHAAQEERELCRDGKTSTMRDEAEKGGMENGDNADNGEVNRKTRPINTSASGNDVKEGDIRKRGRSKGKNNKAENVERNNLIDAENVDQENQNSPISLEVQRSRDTELEFVDVQSTVESDETSRGGKLDEWKREEIVEVLRNNVADVDSGALWDIFRRQDVPKLEQYLMKHFKEFRHVCCRPLEQVVHPIHDQTIYLTMEHKRKLKEEYSIEPWTFIQKLGDAVYVPAGCPHQVRNLKSCIKVALDFVSPENVGEGFRMTEEFRVLPQNHRAKEDKLECLTACGFLSGQVKKMTYYAMREAVLDLENS comes from the exons ATGCatgaagaagagaagaagaagtcaATGAAGAGAAGGCGATGGAGAAAGCCATCTAAAGATGTACcggagaaagaagaagaggagaaaGGTGGGAGTGGTGGTGAATTTATGGGGGAAGCGGAAAAGGATCAGGGAGAAACTGAAGAGCAAAACAGAGGTAAAAGGCGGCGTAAAACCCagcgaggaggaggaggaggaggagaaggagaTAGAGGAGGCGGCCCAAAACCAAACAGAATGCTCAAGGATGATAAT GGTATTTTAATTGAGTCCAATATGTGTCATCAGTGCCAGAGAAATGACAGAGGAGAGGTTATTCGCTGTACCATGTGTAAGACGAAGCGATATTGTCTCCCCTGCATACATTCTTG GTATCCTGGTGTTCTGAAAGAGGCTTTTGCAGAGTCATGTCCAGTTTGTCGCAAGAATTGCAACTGCAAAGCATGCTTACGCATGGAGATGCCAATAAAA CACAAGGAGAAATTAGAATTGGAATTCAGTGCTGTAGAAAAGATGGAGTACTCAAAATACATCCTACAGCTGCTTCTCCCTTTCCTGAAACAGGTCAATGAAGAACAGATGATGGAGAAGAGGATAGAGGCAAAGCTTAAAGGTGTTCTCATTTTGTTTGCAGAAGCTCTGAGATTCTGTTCTCCAT ACTTGCCAGTTTTAGAGATCAAGGTAGAGCGAGCAAACTGCCAGATGAATGAGAGAATTTATTG CGACAACTGCAAAACTTCTATTGTTGATTTTCACAGAAGCTGCCCCAATTGTGCTTTTGAGCTTTGTCTGCGTTGTTGTCAAGAGCTTAGGGATGGCTGTCTGCAAGGGAGTGATGAGGGAAATACTGTGGAATTTATTGATCCGGGGCCAGATTACTTGCATGGTGTCGAGACATGTCCTGTGATGGGTTCAACTAAGAGCGGAATGTGTGCTAGACAGTCTCGAACTAAAATTGATACCGGGATGATTTGCAATGCAGAAATTGAGAATGCTTCTGTGGATGATTTGGCCTTAGTTAGCCAATGGAAATCCAATAAAGATG ATGGACCCAATGTTAGCTGTGGTAACTTGCGTAAAGCAGCTTCTCGTCAAGATTCTCGGGACAACTTTTTGTACTGTCCAAAAGCTGTGGAACTCCAGCCTGAGGATCAGAAGCATTTCCAATGGCATTGGATGAACGGTGAACCTGTAATTGTCAGGAATGTTCTTGATACAACATTGGGTTTGAGCTGGGAACCAATGGTGATGTGGCGTGCTTTTCGCCAGATTAAAAATGTTAACCATCCAGTGCTGTTGGATGTGAATGCTATAAGTTGCTTAGATTGGTGTGAG GTTGATATTAGTGTACACCAGTTCTTTCGAGGTTACTCCATGGCTACCTTTGACAGTTATGGATGGCCACGGATTTTAAAGTCGAAAGATTGGCCTCCATCTAGTTTATTTGAGGAGCAGTTACCTCGTCATAATGCTGAGTTTATTAATTGCTTGCCTTTTAAGGTTTATACTCATCCACATGGTGGGTATTTAAATCTTGCTGGCAAACTTCcgaaaaattttttgaagccAGACATGGGGCCAAAAACATATATTGCGTATGGATTTGCTGAAGAACTTGGGCGTGGAGACTCTGTTACCAAGCTTCACAGTCATATGTCTGATGTG GTGAATTTGCTGACTCATACTAAAGCAGTTGACCTACAACCTAAAGAgcttttgaaaattgaaaaattgaaacAGAAACATGCTGCACAGGAGGAAAGAGAGCTATGCAGAGATGGAAAGACATCTACCATGCGAGATGAGGCTGAGAAGGGAGGGATGGAGAATGGAGACAATGCAGATAATGGAGAAGTTAATCGTAAGACTAGGCCTATTAATACTAGTGCCAGTGGCAACGATGTGAAGGAAGGTGATATAAGGAAGAGAGGAAGAAGCAAAGGAAAGAATAATAAAGCTGAAAATGTTGAGAGAAATAATCTGATTGATGCTGAAAATGTTGATCAGGAAAatcaaaattctccaatctcacTGGAAGTTCAGAGAAGTCGTGATACTGAGCTTGAATTTGTAGATGTGCAAAGTACAGTTGAATCTGATGAAACAAGTAGAGGGGGAAAATTGGATGAGTGGAAGAGGGAAGAAATTGTTGAAGTGTTGAGAAACAATGTAGCAGATGTGGACAGTGGTGCTTTGTGGGACATATTCAGGAGGCAAGATGTGCCTAAATTAGAACAATATCTGATGAAACACTTTAAGGAATTCAGGCATGTCTGTTGTCGTCCACTAGAACAG GTGGTTCACCCAATACATGATCAAACTATATACTTAACCATGGAACATAAGAGGAAGCTCAAAGAGGAATACA GTATCGAACCATGGACTTTCATTCAAAAACTAGGTGATGCTGTTTATGTACCTGCTGGCTGTCCGCATCAAGTCAGAAATTTGAAG TCTTGCATAAAGGTTGCCCTTGACTTTGTCTCACCTGAAAATGTTGGTGAGGGTTTCCGTATGACTGAAGAATTCCGTGTACTTCCTCAGAACCATAGAGCAAAGGAAGACAAGTTGGAG TGTCTAACTGCCTGCGGGTTCCTTTCGGGACAGGTCAAGAAAATGACATACTACGCAATGAGGGAAGCCGTCCTTGATTTGGAGAATAG TTAA
- the LOC113699906 gene encoding lysine-specific demethylase JMJ27 isoform X1 codes for MHEEEKKKSMKRRRWRKPSKDVPEKEEEEKGGSGGEFMGEAEKDQGETEEQNRGKRRRKTQRGGGGGGEGDRGGGPKPNRMLKDDNGILIESNMCHQCQRNDRGEVIRCTMCKTKRYCLPCIHSWYPGVLKEAFAESCPVCRKNCNCKACLRMEMPIKHKEKLELEFSAVEKMEYSKYILQLLLPFLKQVNEEQMMEKRIEAKLKGVLILFAEALRFCSPYLPVLEIKVERANCQMNERIYCDNCKTSIVDFHRSCPNCAFELCLRCCQELRDGCLQGSDEGNTVEFIDPGPDYLHGVETCPVMGSTKSGMCARQSRTKIDTGMICNAEIENASVDDLALVSQWKSNKDGSIPCPPSELGGCSQGFLELKCLISENEVPELLVRAEKMKKELKLEDVPAISKKWCSCLQFADGPNVSCGNLRKAASRQDSRDNFLYCPKAVELQPEDQKHFQWHWMNGEPVIVRNVLDTTLGLSWEPMVMWRAFRQIKNVNHPVLLDVNAISCLDWCEVDISVHQFFRGYSMATFDSYGWPRILKSKDWPPSSLFEEQLPRHNAEFINCLPFKVYTHPHGGYLNLAGKLPKNFLKPDMGPKTYIAYGFAEELGRGDSVTKLHSHMSDVVNLLTHTKAVDLQPKELLKIEKLKQKHAAQEERELCRDGKTSTMRDEAEKGGMENGDNADNGEVNRKTRPINTSASGNDVKEGDIRKRGRSKGKNNKAENVERNNLIDAENVDQENQNSPISLEVQRSRDTELEFVDVQSTVESDETSRGGKLDEWKREEIVEVLRNNVADVDSGALWDIFRRQDVPKLEQYLMKHFKEFRHVCCRPLEQVVHPIHDQTIYLTMEHKRKLKEEYSIEPWTFIQKLGDAVYVPAGCPHQVRNLKSCIKVALDFVSPENVGEGFRMTEEFRVLPQNHRAKEDKLECLTACGFLSGQVKKMTYYAMREAVLDLENS; via the exons ATGCatgaagaagagaagaagaagtcaATGAAGAGAAGGCGATGGAGAAAGCCATCTAAAGATGTACcggagaaagaagaagaggagaaaGGTGGGAGTGGTGGTGAATTTATGGGGGAAGCGGAAAAGGATCAGGGAGAAACTGAAGAGCAAAACAGAGGTAAAAGGCGGCGTAAAACCCagcgaggaggaggaggaggaggagaaggagaTAGAGGAGGCGGCCCAAAACCAAACAGAATGCTCAAGGATGATAAT GGTATTTTAATTGAGTCCAATATGTGTCATCAGTGCCAGAGAAATGACAGAGGAGAGGTTATTCGCTGTACCATGTGTAAGACGAAGCGATATTGTCTCCCCTGCATACATTCTTG GTATCCTGGTGTTCTGAAAGAGGCTTTTGCAGAGTCATGTCCAGTTTGTCGCAAGAATTGCAACTGCAAAGCATGCTTACGCATGGAGATGCCAATAAAA CACAAGGAGAAATTAGAATTGGAATTCAGTGCTGTAGAAAAGATGGAGTACTCAAAATACATCCTACAGCTGCTTCTCCCTTTCCTGAAACAGGTCAATGAAGAACAGATGATGGAGAAGAGGATAGAGGCAAAGCTTAAAGGTGTTCTCATTTTGTTTGCAGAAGCTCTGAGATTCTGTTCTCCAT ACTTGCCAGTTTTAGAGATCAAGGTAGAGCGAGCAAACTGCCAGATGAATGAGAGAATTTATTG CGACAACTGCAAAACTTCTATTGTTGATTTTCACAGAAGCTGCCCCAATTGTGCTTTTGAGCTTTGTCTGCGTTGTTGTCAAGAGCTTAGGGATGGCTGTCTGCAAGGGAGTGATGAGGGAAATACTGTGGAATTTATTGATCCGGGGCCAGATTACTTGCATGGTGTCGAGACATGTCCTGTGATGGGTTCAACTAAGAGCGGAATGTGTGCTAGACAGTCTCGAACTAAAATTGATACCGGGATGATTTGCAATGCAGAAATTGAGAATGCTTCTGTGGATGATTTGGCCTTAGTTAGCCAATGGAAATCCAATAAAGATGGTAGCATTCCCTGCCCTCCCTCTGAACTTGGTGGTTGTAGTCAGGGATTTTTGGAACTGAAGTGCTTGATTTCAGAGAATGAGGTTCCTGAGTTGCTTGTGAGAgcagagaaaatgaaaaaagaattgAAACTTGAAGATGTTCCTGCAATTTCTAAGAAGTGGTGTTCTTGTTTACAATTTGCAGATGGACCCAATGTTAGCTGTGGTAACTTGCGTAAAGCAGCTTCTCGTCAAGATTCTCGGGACAACTTTTTGTACTGTCCAAAAGCTGTGGAACTCCAGCCTGAGGATCAGAAGCATTTCCAATGGCATTGGATGAACGGTGAACCTGTAATTGTCAGGAATGTTCTTGATACAACATTGGGTTTGAGCTGGGAACCAATGGTGATGTGGCGTGCTTTTCGCCAGATTAAAAATGTTAACCATCCAGTGCTGTTGGATGTGAATGCTATAAGTTGCTTAGATTGGTGTGAG GTTGATATTAGTGTACACCAGTTCTTTCGAGGTTACTCCATGGCTACCTTTGACAGTTATGGATGGCCACGGATTTTAAAGTCGAAAGATTGGCCTCCATCTAGTTTATTTGAGGAGCAGTTACCTCGTCATAATGCTGAGTTTATTAATTGCTTGCCTTTTAAGGTTTATACTCATCCACATGGTGGGTATTTAAATCTTGCTGGCAAACTTCcgaaaaattttttgaagccAGACATGGGGCCAAAAACATATATTGCGTATGGATTTGCTGAAGAACTTGGGCGTGGAGACTCTGTTACCAAGCTTCACAGTCATATGTCTGATGTG GTGAATTTGCTGACTCATACTAAAGCAGTTGACCTACAACCTAAAGAgcttttgaaaattgaaaaattgaaacAGAAACATGCTGCACAGGAGGAAAGAGAGCTATGCAGAGATGGAAAGACATCTACCATGCGAGATGAGGCTGAGAAGGGAGGGATGGAGAATGGAGACAATGCAGATAATGGAGAAGTTAATCGTAAGACTAGGCCTATTAATACTAGTGCCAGTGGCAACGATGTGAAGGAAGGTGATATAAGGAAGAGAGGAAGAAGCAAAGGAAAGAATAATAAAGCTGAAAATGTTGAGAGAAATAATCTGATTGATGCTGAAAATGTTGATCAGGAAAatcaaaattctccaatctcacTGGAAGTTCAGAGAAGTCGTGATACTGAGCTTGAATTTGTAGATGTGCAAAGTACAGTTGAATCTGATGAAACAAGTAGAGGGGGAAAATTGGATGAGTGGAAGAGGGAAGAAATTGTTGAAGTGTTGAGAAACAATGTAGCAGATGTGGACAGTGGTGCTTTGTGGGACATATTCAGGAGGCAAGATGTGCCTAAATTAGAACAATATCTGATGAAACACTTTAAGGAATTCAGGCATGTCTGTTGTCGTCCACTAGAACAG GTGGTTCACCCAATACATGATCAAACTATATACTTAACCATGGAACATAAGAGGAAGCTCAAAGAGGAATACA GTATCGAACCATGGACTTTCATTCAAAAACTAGGTGATGCTGTTTATGTACCTGCTGGCTGTCCGCATCAAGTCAGAAATTTGAAG TCTTGCATAAAGGTTGCCCTTGACTTTGTCTCACCTGAAAATGTTGGTGAGGGTTTCCGTATGACTGAAGAATTCCGTGTACTTCCTCAGAACCATAGAGCAAAGGAAGACAAGTTGGAG TGTCTAACTGCCTGCGGGTTCCTTTCGGGACAGGTCAAGAAAATGACATACTACGCAATGAGGGAAGCCGTCCTTGATTTGGAGAATAG TTAA